One genomic segment of candidate division KSB1 bacterium includes these proteins:
- a CDS encoding sigma 54-interacting transcriptional regulator has protein sequence MRDHEGIFVHTNGGTVFLDELCSMSLAAQAKVLRTLESGEVHPVGSEAVRMVNVRLIGASNRNIEEEVRAGRFREDLYYRLNVVKIQVPPLRDRREDIPQLVAHFLKQACQEQHKPQIRLTPAAMEALVGAA, from the coding sequence ATCCGGGACCATGAGGGGATCTTCGTGCATACCAACGGTGGTACTGTGTTCCTCGACGAACTGTGCAGCATGAGCCTGGCGGCGCAGGCGAAGGTCCTCCGCACATTGGAGAGCGGTGAGGTGCACCCTGTGGGGAGCGAGGCCGTGCGCATGGTGAATGTTCGCCTCATCGGCGCCAGCAATCGCAACATTGAGGAAGAGGTGCGCGCTGGCCGCTTCCGGGAGGACCTCTACTACCGACTCAACGTCGTTAAGATCCAGGTGCCTCCTCTTCGCGATCGTCGGGAGGACATACCGCAATTGGTGGCCCATTTCCTTAAGCAAGCATGCCAGGAACAGCACAAGCCACAGATTCGCCTGACGCCCGCAGCCATGGAGGCTCTTGTCGGTGCCGCCTGA
- a CDS encoding ATP-binding protein, with the protein MSPKVGSVRPRESGRRGSGIYIAGDTAAAALGLRDEHEADGGIALVCDGSQAFALAAGAAAVLGPIGLAALVLVLAALCAWLWTSHLCQQREVVRILGAFPCAAFLLDAKGRVVHSNRIARRHMVAGATDPRGLHYAEVFPPAIVQEVGVVLKELGTEGEVREPVDDRMVQLPGGQAGVIRGVSVSERRWRPCASLLTIEDASASVELRRALDWAALAQQLAHEIKNPLHTVLLTLQRLQLAYHETRTKSSAAMDRYVDSAIEEIERLRAIADGFLRFTSLKPPKVCVMEARELLSAVERQVRQWLPETVNLIVECEEGLPQVRVDLEATQRLFYNIFDNAVRAMRGKGRIFLRVGMAQWLTVGEPVRREFVAFEVSDTGCGIPEELLGRVFEPYVAGKDGGTGLGLSICRQIVKEHGGRISLQSKVGAGTTVRVELPAYQA; encoded by the coding sequence ATGAGCCCAAAAGTGGGGTCTGTTCGTCCACGAGAGTCCGGCCGGCGTGGGTCGGGCATCTACATTGCCGGAGACACTGCGGCAGCGGCGCTCGGCCTTCGTGACGAGCATGAGGCTGACGGAGGGATCGCCCTGGTGTGTGATGGATCGCAGGCATTTGCCTTGGCTGCAGGAGCAGCCGCAGTGCTGGGGCCAATTGGACTCGCGGCTCTGGTCCTGGTGCTTGCTGCCCTTTGTGCCTGGTTGTGGACGTCTCACTTATGCCAGCAGCGGGAGGTTGTGCGCATTCTCGGGGCATTCCCCTGTGCGGCCTTCCTGCTCGACGCCAAAGGCAGGGTCGTTCACAGCAACAGAATTGCCCGCCGCCACATGGTTGCCGGCGCCACCGATCCCAGAGGGTTGCACTACGCGGAAGTCTTTCCGCCTGCGATAGTCCAGGAAGTCGGCGTCGTCCTGAAAGAGCTTGGTACCGAGGGCGAGGTGCGGGAGCCAGTGGATGATCGCATGGTGCAACTCCCAGGTGGCCAGGCGGGGGTCATACGCGGCGTGTCGGTCTCGGAAAGGCGTTGGCGTCCTTGCGCGAGCCTTCTGACCATAGAAGACGCCTCTGCGAGCGTTGAACTGCGCCGGGCCTTGGACTGGGCGGCCCTTGCGCAGCAGTTGGCCCACGAGATAAAGAACCCCCTGCACACGGTGCTGTTGACCTTGCAGCGCCTGCAGTTGGCCTATCACGAGACTCGCACAAAGAGCAGCGCCGCCATGGATCGCTACGTCGATTCGGCCATCGAAGAGATTGAGAGGTTGCGTGCCATCGCCGATGGCTTCTTGCGTTTTACCAGCCTGAAACCTCCCAAGGTATGCGTCATGGAGGCAAGAGAGCTGCTCAGCGCGGTGGAGCGCCAGGTGCGCCAATGGCTGCCCGAAACGGTGAACCTCATCGTGGAGTGCGAAGAGGGCCTCCCCCAGGTACGCGTGGACTTGGAAGCGACGCAACGCCTGTTCTACAACATCTTTGACAATGCAGTGCGCGCCATGAGAGGAAAAGGTCGCATCTTTCTGCGTGTGGGCATGGCGCAATGGCTTACCGTCGGTGAGCCGGTGCGCCGCGAATTTGTGGCCTTTGAAGTCAGCGACACAGGGTGTGGCATTCCTGAGGAGCTCCTCGGCCGGGTGTTCGAACCGTACGTCGCCGGCAAGGACGGAGGCACAGGGCTTGGGCTGAGCATTTGCCGGCAGATAGTCAAAGAACACGGGGGGCGCATCAGCCTGCAGAGCAAGGTCGGCGCGGGGACCACCGTCCGCGTGGAACTCCCTGCCTATCAAGCTTGA
- a CDS encoding response regulator has product MKRQGAAHILVVDDEQKTLDIMEDILTHEGYRVSTATTAQDALRLAEQEKPDLVLLDLVMPGVSGMELLRRLVALDSTRPMVMISAHGDIPKAVDAILQGASDFLEKPLKLPDLLRHIQESLQKGQALRLAAASATELYERHGMVGTSSQMREVYALIDRAAPTDATVLILGETGTGKELVASAIHRLSGRKGRFVAVNCSAVPGGCWRASSLATRREPSPGPSGTMRGSSCIPTVVLCSSTNCAA; this is encoded by the coding sequence ATGAAACGACAGGGCGCAGCACACATCCTTGTGGTTGACGACGAACAGAAGACTCTCGACATCATGGAAGACATCCTCACCCACGAGGGCTATCGGGTGTCGACGGCCACTACTGCTCAGGACGCCTTGCGTCTGGCCGAACAAGAGAAGCCGGACCTTGTGCTTCTCGACCTGGTGATGCCAGGAGTGAGCGGCATGGAGTTGCTGCGCCGCCTGGTCGCCTTGGACAGCACGCGCCCTATGGTGATGATTTCTGCCCATGGTGATATCCCGAAAGCGGTGGATGCCATCCTGCAAGGCGCAAGTGATTTCTTAGAAAAACCCTTGAAACTGCCGGACCTCCTCCGGCACATCCAGGAGAGTTTGCAGAAGGGGCAGGCGCTGCGCTTGGCGGCAGCCTCAGCGACCGAGCTCTATGAGCGCCATGGCATGGTCGGCACCAGCAGCCAGATGCGCGAAGTCTACGCCCTCATCGACCGGGCCGCACCCACCGATGCGACCGTGCTCATCCTGGGCGAGACCGGTACGGGAAAAGAGTTGGTCGCTTCCGCTATCCACCGCCTGAGCGGCCGTAAGGGGCGCTTTGTGGCGGTCAATTGCTCGGCCGTTCCGGGGGGGTGTTGGAGAGCCAGTTCTTTGGCCACAAGAAGGGAGCCTTCACCGGGGCCATCCGGGACCATGAGGGGATCTTCGTGCATACCAACGGTGGTACTGTGTTCCTCGACGAACTGTGCAGCATGA